The Streptomyces pactum genome contains a region encoding:
- a CDS encoding response regulator, producing MSTAEQPIRVLVVEDDPVAADAHVMYVGRVPGFTAVGKAHTGAEARRVLDRTPVDLLLLDLHLPDVHGLQLARSLRAAGHHTDVIAVTSARDLTVVREGVSLGVVQYVLKPFTFATLRDRLVRYAEFRGTAGEASGQDEVDRALATLRAPGPAALPKGLSGPTLERVTGALRGSAEGLTAAGVAEAVGISRITARRYLEHLVDAGRAGRSPLYGQVGRPELVYRWVREAERGR from the coding sequence ATGAGCACCGCCGAGCAGCCCATCCGGGTCCTGGTCGTCGAGGACGACCCCGTCGCCGCCGACGCGCACGTGATGTACGTCGGCCGGGTGCCGGGGTTCACGGCCGTCGGCAAGGCGCACACCGGAGCGGAGGCTCGGCGCGTGCTGGACCGTACGCCGGTGGACCTGCTCCTGCTCGACCTGCACCTGCCGGACGTGCACGGGCTGCAACTGGCCCGTTCGCTGCGGGCGGCGGGGCACCACACCGACGTGATAGCGGTGACGTCGGCGCGGGACCTGACGGTCGTGCGGGAGGGGGTCTCGCTGGGCGTCGTCCAGTACGTGCTGAAGCCGTTCACCTTCGCCACCCTGCGGGACCGGCTGGTGCGGTACGCCGAGTTCCGGGGCACCGCCGGGGAGGCGAGCGGCCAGGACGAGGTGGACCGGGCACTGGCCACACTGCGGGCTCCCGGCCCGGCCGCCCTGCCGAAGGGGCTGAGCGGGCCGACACTGGAGCGGGTGACGGGCGCGCTGCGCGGCTCGGCCGAGGGCCTCACCGCCGCCGGGGTGGCCGAGGCCGTGGGCATCTCGCGGATCACGGCCCGGCGTTACCTGGAGCACCTGGTGGACGCGGGGCGCGCGGGGCGGAGCCCGCTGTACGGGCAGGTGGGGCGGCCGGAGTTGGTGTACCGGTGGGTCCGGGAGGCCGAGCGGGGGCGATGA
- a CDS encoding carbohydrate ABC transporter permease, with product MTAATPQHTGPGPDQVRKAPPGPPVAAPRRAGPAGARRSLLRALPVSPAVVLLLLFLAGPIAYCVVIAFTDLQLTGQAESSFVGLENFRRAFRDEAFLNAVWLTLVFTVLSSLIGQNTLGLALASLMQRASKPVRTLTGGIVVTAWVLPEVVAGFLLYAFFRREGTLNAILDWLHLPSQNWLFTLPILAVSFANVWRGTAFSMLVYSAALNEIPKEVTEAAEVDGASGWRRMWHITLPMIRRSIGTNLMLNTLQTLSVFGLIWVMTRGGPSGKSQTLPLFMYEQAFQNSLIGYGTAVALLLLLIGSLFSVVYLRLLRTEV from the coding sequence GTGACCGCGGCCACGCCGCAGCACACGGGCCCGGGGCCGGACCAGGTCCGCAAGGCGCCGCCGGGCCCGCCCGTGGCCGCGCCCCGCCGTGCGGGGCCGGCCGGCGCCCGCCGCTCGCTGCTGCGCGCCCTGCCCGTCTCCCCCGCCGTCGTCCTGCTGCTGCTCTTCCTCGCCGGTCCGATCGCCTACTGCGTCGTCATCGCCTTCACCGACCTCCAGCTCACCGGGCAGGCCGAGTCGTCCTTCGTCGGCCTGGAGAACTTCCGGCGGGCGTTCCGGGACGAGGCGTTCCTCAACGCCGTATGGCTGACCCTGGTGTTCACCGTGCTGTCGTCGCTGATCGGGCAGAACACCCTGGGGCTGGCGCTGGCCTCGCTGATGCAGCGCGCCTCGAAGCCCGTCCGCACGCTCACCGGTGGCATCGTTGTCACGGCCTGGGTGCTGCCGGAGGTGGTGGCGGGCTTCCTGCTCTACGCCTTCTTCCGCCGCGAGGGCACCCTCAACGCCATCCTGGACTGGCTCCACCTGCCCTCCCAGAACTGGCTGTTCACGCTGCCGATCCTCGCGGTGTCCTTCGCCAACGTGTGGCGGGGCACGGCGTTCTCGATGCTGGTGTACTCGGCGGCGCTGAACGAGATCCCCAAGGAGGTCACCGAGGCCGCCGAGGTGGACGGGGCGAGCGGCTGGCGCCGGATGTGGCACATCACGCTGCCGATGATCCGGCGTTCCATCGGCACCAACCTCATGCTGAACACCCTGCAGACCCTGTCGGTCTTCGGTCTGATCTGGGTGATGACGCGCGGCGGCCCGAGCGGCAAGAGCCAGACGCTGCCGCTGTTCATGTACGAGCAGGCCTTCCAGAACAGCCTGATCGGCTACGGCACGGCGGTGGCGCTGCTGCTGTTGCTGATCGGCTCGCTGTTCTCGGTCGTGTACCTGCGCCTGCTGCGGACGGAGGTCTGA
- a CDS encoding helix-turn-helix domain-containing protein, with the protein MWAVRRPSPHPNQSGPPFNALAARRLRAALNMGPEHVAHGMRVSYGLPYVTPDLVIAWERGVASPRNPELTALAGVLWCSPGDLIGRPQTLREHRVARSLAPQDVARAVGIALPAYLRMEEKDGWRGTDRQSAALADVLGLTLPDFVTVTGREEKLADLLTSAVTTRWQGYVRPVAKVAPLDRRVLENVLQVLHQDYQGHMTATLSWGGGSGDSDVAGRDFLDRIVEHFWAAVDRHP; encoded by the coding sequence GTGTGGGCCGTGCGCCGACCCTCACCTCACCCGAACCAGTCGGGTCCCCCGTTCAACGCCCTCGCCGCCCGCCGGCTCCGTGCCGCCCTGAACATGGGGCCCGAGCACGTCGCCCACGGCATGCGGGTCTCGTACGGGCTGCCGTACGTCACCCCGGATCTCGTCATCGCCTGGGAGCGGGGCGTCGCCTCGCCCCGGAACCCCGAGCTGACCGCGCTCGCGGGGGTGCTGTGGTGCTCGCCCGGTGATCTGATCGGCCGGCCGCAGACCCTGCGCGAGCACCGCGTCGCCCGTTCGCTGGCGCCGCAGGACGTGGCCCGTGCCGTCGGGATCGCGCTCCCGGCGTACCTGCGGATGGAGGAGAAGGACGGCTGGCGTGGCACGGACCGCCAGTCGGCCGCGCTCGCCGACGTGCTCGGTCTCACCCTGCCCGACTTCGTGACCGTCACGGGGCGCGAGGAGAAGCTCGCCGACCTGCTGACGAGCGCCGTGACGACCCGCTGGCAGGGCTATGTGCGCCCGGTCGCCAAGGTGGCACCGCTGGACCGGCGGGTCCTGGAGAACGTGCTCCAGGTACTGCACCAGGACTACCAGGGGCACATGACCGCCACCCTGAGCTGGGGCGGCGGCAGCGGTGACTCCGACGTGGCCGGCCGCGACTTCCTCGACCGGATCGTGGAGCACTTCTGGGCGGCGGTCGACAGACACCCGTGA
- a CDS encoding carbohydrate ABC transporter permease, producing the protein MASTVASRAPHGPREPRASRRDPASRRDRRRLAADAGLLVAAAAFVLPLAWVVLSALDPRASLRVKVPDGLTLANFDAILTPEITFTPLLNSLVLCGGATLLTVVCAALAAYPLSRFRSRLNRPFLLTILFATSLPITAIMVPVYALFVRVNMIDTMQGTIFFFAASQLPFAIWLMKNFMDGVPRELEEAAWTDGASSFQSLLRIVLPLMGPGVAVVTVFSFVMMWGNFFVPFMLLLSPDQMPASVSINDFFGNRGMVAYGQLAAFSIVYSTPVILLYVLISRRLGGGFALGGAVKG; encoded by the coding sequence ATGGCGTCCACGGTCGCGTCCCGCGCACCCCACGGACCCCGCGAACCCCGGGCATCCCGCCGCGACCCCGCCTCCCGGCGCGACCGGCGCCGGCTGGCCGCCGACGCCGGGCTGCTGGTGGCCGCCGCCGCGTTCGTGCTGCCGCTGGCCTGGGTGGTGCTGTCCGCCCTGGACCCGCGCGCGAGCCTCAGGGTGAAGGTCCCCGACGGGCTGACGCTGGCGAACTTCGACGCGATCCTCACCCCGGAGATCACCTTCACCCCGCTGCTCAACAGCCTCGTCCTGTGCGGCGGCGCGACCCTGCTGACGGTGGTGTGCGCGGCGCTCGCGGCGTATCCGCTCTCCCGTTTCCGGTCGCGGCTGAACCGGCCGTTCCTGCTGACCATCCTGTTCGCGACCAGTCTGCCGATCACCGCGATCATGGTGCCGGTCTACGCCCTCTTCGTGCGGGTGAACATGATCGACACCATGCAGGGGACGATCTTCTTCTTCGCCGCCTCCCAGCTCCCCTTCGCCATCTGGCTGATGAAGAACTTCATGGACGGCGTGCCCAGGGAACTGGAGGAGGCGGCCTGGACGGACGGCGCGTCGTCGTTCCAGTCACTGCTGCGGATCGTGCTGCCGCTGATGGGGCCGGGAGTGGCGGTCGTGACGGTGTTCTCGTTCGTGATGATGTGGGGGAACTTCTTCGTCCCCTTCATGCTGCTGCTCTCCCCGGACCAGATGCCCGCGTCGGTGAGCATCAACGACTTCTTCGGCAACCGGGGCATGGTGGCGTACGGGCAGCTCGCGGCGTTCTCGATCGTCTACTCGACGCCGGTCATCCTGCTGTACGTGCTGATCTCCCGGCGGCTGGGCGGGGGGTTCGCGCTGGGCGGGGCGGTGAAGGGGTGA
- a CDS encoding extracellular solute-binding protein: MRPTVRSVRFAALFTVTALASTALAACGSGSGSDPDTVKVSFKQSTDNSIKVMDTYLGDIKKQFEKANPGKKVELVPTKAPDSEYYTKLQQMLRSPKTAPDLVYEDTFLINSDITSGYLKPLDEYLAKWEDWDRFIDTAKAAAKGQDGKTYGVPDGTDTRGLWFSKDVFAKAGLPADWQPRTWDDVLAAARTIKAKVPGVIPLNVYTGKPAGEAATMQGFQMLLYGTNDGTTDPLYDKGGKKWIAAGQGFKDSLAFVETVYEEKLGPEVSDALDPNFGTKVRGELLPQGRLGIALDGSWLPQDWLEGSGHEWPEWSKELGLAAMPTQHGQAPGRVSMSGGWTWSIPAKAGNPDLAFEFVKTMQTKANAQKWYIANSGIAVREDVAGDPAYVDAQPGIEFFTDLVADTHYRPAYPAYPKVSVAIQEAMEGVTTGDKSVEEAARDYDEALKEATDNQVVRK, encoded by the coding sequence GTGCGTCCCACCGTCCGGTCCGTCCGGTTCGCCGCCCTGTTCACCGTCACCGCGCTCGCCTCCACCGCACTCGCCGCCTGCGGAAGCGGCTCCGGCAGCGATCCGGACACGGTGAAGGTCTCCTTCAAGCAGTCGACGGACAACTCCATCAAGGTGATGGACACCTACCTCGGCGACATCAAGAAGCAGTTCGAGAAGGCCAATCCGGGCAAGAAGGTCGAGCTCGTGCCCACCAAGGCCCCGGACTCGGAGTACTACACCAAGCTCCAGCAGATGCTCCGCTCCCCCAAGACCGCGCCGGACCTGGTCTACGAGGACACCTTCCTCATCAACTCCGACATCACCAGCGGGTACTTGAAGCCCCTCGACGAGTACCTGGCGAAGTGGGAGGACTGGGACCGTTTCATCGACACCGCGAAGGCGGCGGCGAAGGGCCAGGACGGCAAGACGTACGGCGTCCCGGACGGGACGGACACCCGGGGCCTGTGGTTCAGCAAGGACGTGTTCGCCAAGGCCGGCCTGCCCGCCGACTGGCAGCCGAGGACCTGGGACGACGTGCTGGCCGCGGCCCGCACCATCAAGGCGAAGGTCCCCGGCGTCATCCCGCTCAACGTGTACACGGGCAAGCCCGCCGGTGAGGCCGCCACCATGCAGGGCTTCCAGATGCTGCTGTACGGCACGAACGACGGGACCACCGACCCGCTGTACGACAAGGGCGGCAAGAAGTGGATCGCGGCGGGGCAGGGGTTCAAGGACTCCCTCGCCTTCGTCGAGACCGTGTACGAGGAGAAGCTCGGCCCGGAGGTCTCCGACGCGCTCGATCCCAACTTCGGTACGAAGGTGCGCGGTGAGCTGCTGCCGCAGGGCAGGCTCGGGATCGCGCTCGACGGTTCCTGGCTGCCGCAGGACTGGCTGGAGGGCAGCGGACACGAGTGGCCCGAGTGGTCGAAGGAACTGGGGCTGGCCGCCATGCCCACCCAGCACGGGCAGGCACCGGGCAGGGTGAGCATGTCCGGCGGCTGGACCTGGTCGATCCCGGCCAAGGCGGGCAACCCGGACCTGGCCTTCGAGTTCGTCAAGACGATGCAGACCAAGGCCAACGCCCAGAAGTGGTACATCGCCAACTCGGGCATCGCCGTCCGCGAGGACGTCGCCGGTGATCCCGCGTACGTGGACGCCCAGCCCGGCATCGAGTTCTTCACCGACCTCGTCGCCGACACCCACTACCGGCCCGCCTACCCGGCGTACCCGAAGGTCTCCGTCGCCATCCAGGAGGCGATGGAGGGCGTGACGACCGGCGACAAGTCGGTGGAGGAGGCGGCGCGCGACTACGACGAGGCGCTCAAGGAGGCCACCGACAACCAGGTGGTCCGCAAGTGA
- a CDS encoding MerR family transcriptional regulator, which yields MRIGELAARAGTTTRTLRYYESRGLLSARRTGNGYRTYDEDDLKLLRQIRTLQDFGFDLEETRPFVECLRAGHPEGDSCPASLVVYRRKLAELDALIGQLTSVREQVGAQLARAEAAVPGGPEPKCELGGHV from the coding sequence ATGCGAATCGGCGAGCTGGCCGCACGGGCCGGGACCACCACGCGGACGCTGCGGTACTACGAGTCGCGGGGGCTGCTGTCCGCGCGGCGCACCGGCAACGGCTACCGGACGTACGACGAGGACGACCTGAAGTTGCTGCGGCAGATCAGGACGCTCCAGGACTTCGGGTTCGACCTGGAGGAGACCCGCCCGTTCGTGGAGTGCCTGCGCGCCGGGCACCCCGAGGGCGACTCCTGTCCGGCCTCCCTCGTGGTCTACCGGCGCAAGCTGGCGGAGCTGGACGCGCTGATCGGGCAACTGACGTCGGTGCGGGAACAGGTCGGTGCGCAACTGGCGCGAGCCGAGGCGGCGGTTCCGGGGGGTCCGGAGCCCAAGTGCGAACTGGGAGGGCACGTATGA
- a CDS encoding ATP-dependent 6-phosphofructokinase, translating to MRIGVLTAGGDCPGLNAVIRSVVHRAVDNYGDEVIGFEDGYAGLLDGRYRGLDLNAVSGILARGGTILGSSRLERDRLREACENASDMIQNFGIDALIPIGGEGTLTAARMLSDAGLPVVGVPKTIDNDISSTDRTFGFDTAVGVATEAMDRLKTTAESHQRVMVVEVMGRHAGWIALESGMAAGAHGICLPERPFDPADLVKMVEERFSRGKKFAVVCVAEGAHPAEGSMDYGKGAIDKFGHERFQGIGTALAYELERRLGKEAKPVILGHVQRGGVPTAYDRVLATRFGWHAVEAAHRGDFGRMTALRGTDVVMVPLAEAVTELKTVPKDRMDEAESVF from the coding sequence ATGCGTATCGGAGTTCTCACCGCAGGCGGCGACTGCCCCGGCCTGAACGCAGTGATCCGGTCGGTCGTGCACCGAGCGGTCGACAACTACGGCGACGAGGTCATCGGCTTCGAGGACGGCTACGCGGGCCTGCTGGACGGCCGTTACCGCGGCCTCGACCTGAACGCGGTCAGCGGCATCCTGGCCCGCGGCGGCACCATCCTCGGCTCCTCCCGGCTGGAGCGCGACCGGCTCCGCGAGGCGTGCGAGAACGCCTCGGACATGATCCAGAACTTCGGCATCGACGCACTCATCCCGATCGGCGGCGAGGGCACGCTGACGGCCGCCCGGATGCTGTCGGACGCCGGCCTCCCGGTGGTCGGCGTGCCGAAGACCATCGACAACGACATCTCCTCCACCGACCGCACCTTCGGCTTCGACACGGCGGTCGGCGTGGCCACGGAGGCGATGGACCGCCTCAAGACCACCGCCGAGTCCCACCAGCGCGTGATGGTCGTCGAGGTCATGGGCCGGCACGCCGGCTGGATCGCCCTGGAGTCCGGCATGGCCGCCGGCGCCCACGGCATCTGCCTGCCCGAACGCCCCTTCGACCCCGCCGACCTGGTCAAGATGGTCGAGGAGCGCTTCTCCCGCGGCAAGAAGTTCGCCGTCGTCTGCGTCGCCGAGGGCGCCCACCCCGCCGAGGGCTCCATGGACTACGGCAAGGGCGCGATCGACAAGTTCGGCCACGAGCGCTTCCAGGGCATCGGCACGGCACTGGCCTACGAGCTGGAACGCAGGCTCGGCAAGGAGGCCAAGCCGGTCATCCTCGGCCACGTCCAGCGCGGCGGCGTGCCGACCGCGTACGACCGGGTGCTCGCCACCCGCTTCGGGTGGCACGCGGTGGAGGCCGCGCACCGGGGCGACTTCGGCCGGATGACCGCGCTGCGCGGCACGGACGTCGTCATGGTGCCGCTGGCGGAGGCCGTGACCGAGCTGAAGACGGTGCCGAAGGACCGGATGGACGAGGCGGAGTCGGTCTTCTAG
- a CDS encoding sensor histidine kinase has translation MSLRVPIPRSLAGQLFAMQAVLIAVVVAGYALFTYVSDRQQAQEAAGRQARSVSLAIADSPSVLEAIRTPDPTARLQPYAVRVMRDTDVDFVTIMNPEGIRWTHPDPKQIGHLFRGHIERAQRGETFTETYTGTLGPSVRAVTPVEDTGRVVGLVSAGIKVEEISKRAQDQLTALLGVAAGALLLGAVGTYVVNARLRRHTHGMNADELSRMHDYHQAALHAVREGLLMLDGQYRVALINDGGRELLGVTGDVVGASVADLGLPAQLTGALLASEPRVDEVHLAAERVLVVNTSPVSGGERRGTVVTLRDVTELQSLTGELDSERGFTQALRSQAHEAANRLHTVVSLIELGRAEEAVDFATAELELAQALTDQVVAAVGEPVLAALLLGKTAQANERGVELVVSQDSRLDDGLLPPSLPARDLVTILGNLVDNAVDAAQGGVPSRVTVAAYTDADRGGGSELVLRVSDTGAGVDPAHADLVFQRGFSTKPAGEGGRGLGLALVRQAVRRHGGTLTVAEAEGGGACFEARLPLGDTGGRAPAPGAPAGRPESGGAV, from the coding sequence ATGTCCCTCCGCGTCCCGATACCCCGCAGCCTGGCCGGTCAGCTCTTCGCCATGCAGGCCGTGCTGATAGCGGTCGTGGTCGCCGGGTACGCGCTGTTCACCTACGTCAGCGACCGGCAGCAGGCCCAGGAGGCGGCCGGCCGGCAGGCCAGGTCGGTGTCGCTCGCGATCGCCGACTCGCCGTCCGTGCTGGAGGCGATCCGCACGCCCGACCCGACCGCGCGGCTCCAGCCGTACGCGGTGCGGGTCATGCGGGACACCGACGTGGACTTCGTGACGATCATGAATCCGGAAGGCATCCGCTGGACCCACCCGGACCCGAAGCAAATCGGCCATCTCTTCCGCGGTCACATCGAGCGGGCGCAGCGGGGCGAGACCTTCACCGAGACCTACACGGGCACGCTCGGACCGTCGGTGCGGGCGGTGACGCCCGTGGAGGACACCGGGCGGGTGGTCGGTCTGGTCAGCGCCGGGATCAAGGTCGAGGAGATCAGCAAGCGGGCGCAGGACCAGCTCACGGCCCTGCTCGGGGTGGCGGCCGGCGCGCTGCTGCTCGGCGCGGTCGGCACGTACGTGGTCAACGCGCGGCTGCGCCGGCACACGCACGGGATGAACGCGGACGAGCTGAGCCGGATGCACGACTACCATCAGGCGGCGCTGCACGCGGTGCGGGAGGGCCTGCTGATGCTGGACGGGCAGTACCGTGTCGCGCTGATCAACGACGGCGGACGGGAGCTGCTCGGTGTGACCGGTGACGTGGTGGGCGCCTCCGTCGCGGACCTCGGGCTGCCGGCGCAGTTGACGGGGGCGCTGCTGGCCTCCGAGCCGCGGGTGGACGAGGTGCATCTGGCGGCGGAGCGGGTGCTGGTGGTGAACACCTCGCCGGTCTCCGGCGGCGAGCGCCGGGGCACGGTGGTGACGCTGCGCGACGTGACCGAGCTGCAGTCGCTGACGGGCGAGCTGGACTCGGAGCGCGGTTTCACCCAGGCGTTGCGCTCGCAGGCGCACGAGGCGGCCAACCGGCTGCACACGGTCGTCTCGCTGATCGAGCTGGGGCGCGCGGAGGAGGCCGTGGACTTCGCGACCGCCGAACTGGAACTGGCGCAGGCGCTCACCGACCAGGTGGTGGCGGCGGTCGGCGAGCCCGTGCTGGCCGCGCTGCTGCTGGGCAAGACGGCGCAGGCCAACGAGCGGGGAGTGGAGCTGGTGGTGTCGCAGGACAGCCGACTGGACGACGGGCTGCTGCCGCCGTCCCTGCCCGCCCGGGACCTGGTGACGATCCTGGGCAACCTGGTCGACAACGCGGTGGACGCGGCCCAGGGCGGGGTGCCCTCGCGGGTGACGGTGGCGGCGTACACCGACGCGGACCGGGGCGGCGGCTCGGAGCTGGTGCTGCGGGTGTCGGACACCGGCGCGGGCGTCGACCCGGCCCACGCCGACCTGGTCTTCCAGCGGGGCTTCTCGACGAAGCCGGCCGGTGAGGGCGGGCGGGGCCTGGGGCTGGCGCTGGTGCGGCAGGCGGTGCGGCGACACGGCGGCACCCTGACCGTGGCGGAGGCCGAGGGCGGCGGCGCGTGCTTCGAGGCGAGGCTGCCGCTGGGCGACACCGGGGGCCGCGCGCCGGCACCGGGCGCTCCGGCGGGCAGACCGGAGTCCGGGGGCGCCGTATGA
- a CDS encoding cation:dicarboxylate symporter family transporter: MTSKAATAPAAPKAKRDRTHYLYIAVIIAVALGIAVGLIAPDFATELKPLGTGFVSLIKMMISPIIFCTIVLGIGSVRKAAKVGAVGGIALGYFLVMSLVALAIGLVVGNILDPGTGLAVTDAVKETGQAQVDAEAKGTVDFLMGIIPTTIVSAFTAGEVLQTLLIALLCGFALQAMGSAGQPVLRGIEHIQRLVFRVLAMIMWAAPVGAFGAIAAVTGSAGVDALKSLAVLMLGFYVTCFLFLFLVLGTLLRVVAGVNVLSLFKYLGREFLLILSTSSSESALPRLIAKMEHLGISKPVVGITVPTGYSFNLDGTMIYMTMASLFISDAMGTPMSIGEQIPLLLFLLVASKGAAGVSGAGLATLAGGLSSHKPALVDGIGLIVGIDRFMSEARALTNFGGNAVATVLIGTWTKEIDKGRVNEVLAGRAPFDEKTLLDDHHGADDGDGTPKLPEQGGEKELARA, from the coding sequence GTGACCAGCAAAGCCGCTACGGCACCTGCCGCACCCAAAGCCAAGCGGGACCGCACGCACTATCTCTACATCGCGGTGATCATCGCGGTCGCCCTCGGTATCGCCGTAGGTCTGATCGCCCCCGACTTCGCCACCGAGCTGAAGCCGCTGGGCACCGGCTTCGTGAGCCTGATCAAGATGATGATCTCGCCGATCATCTTCTGCACGATCGTGCTGGGCATCGGATCGGTGCGCAAGGCCGCCAAGGTCGGCGCGGTCGGCGGTATCGCCCTGGGCTACTTCCTGGTGATGTCGCTGGTGGCGCTCGCCATCGGCCTGGTCGTCGGCAACATCCTGGACCCGGGCACGGGCCTCGCGGTCACCGACGCCGTCAAGGAGACCGGTCAGGCGCAGGTCGACGCGGAGGCCAAGGGCACCGTCGACTTCCTGATGGGCATCATCCCGACCACGATCGTCTCCGCGTTCACCGCGGGCGAGGTGCTGCAGACCCTGCTGATCGCCCTGCTCTGCGGCTTCGCGCTGCAGGCCATGGGCTCCGCCGGACAGCCCGTCCTGCGCGGCATCGAGCACATCCAGCGGCTGGTCTTCCGCGTCCTGGCGATGATCATGTGGGCCGCCCCGGTCGGCGCCTTCGGCGCCATCGCCGCGGTCACCGGTTCGGCCGGCGTCGACGCGCTCAAGAGCCTGGCCGTGCTGATGCTCGGCTTCTACGTGACCTGCTTCCTCTTCCTCTTCCTGGTGCTGGGCACGCTGCTGCGCGTCGTCGCCGGCGTCAACGTCCTCTCGCTCTTCAAGTACCTGGGCCGCGAGTTCCTGCTGATCCTGTCCACCTCCTCGTCGGAGTCGGCGCTGCCGCGCCTCATCGCGAAGATGGAGCACCTGGGCATCAGCAAGCCGGTGGTCGGCATCACCGTCCCGACCGGCTACTCGTTCAACCTCGACGGCACCATGATCTACATGACCATGGCCTCGCTGTTCATCTCGGACGCCATGGGTACGCCGATGTCCATCGGCGAGCAGATCCCGCTGCTGCTCTTCCTGCTGGTGGCCTCCAAGGGCGCGGCCGGTGTCTCCGGTGCCGGTCTGGCCACGCTGGCCGGCGGCCTGTCCTCGCACAAGCCCGCCCTGGTGGACGGCATCGGCCTGATCGTCGGCATCGACCGCTTCATGAGTGAGGCCCGCGCCCTGACCAACTTCGGCGGTAACGCCGTCGCCACCGTCCTGATCGGCACCTGGACCAAGGAGATCGACAAGGGCCGGGTGAACGAGGTGCTCGCCGGCCGGGCCCCGTTCGACGAGAAGACCCTCCTGGACGACCACCACGGCGCCGACGACGGCGACGGCACCCCGAAGCTGCCCGAGCAGGGCGGCGAGAAGGAGCTGGCCCGGGCCTGA